The sequence GACCCGCGGCTGAGGCGCTGATGACGCTGCTCGAAGTGTCCAACCTGCGCACCTACTTCTATACGGACGCAGGCGTGGCGCGCGCGGTGGACGGCGTTTCCTTCCACCTGGCTGCGGGAGAGGTGCTGGGCATTGTGGGTGAGAGCGGGTGCGGGAAATCGGTGACCTCGCTCTCGGTGCTGCGGCTGGTACCGGACCCGCCCGGCCGGGTGCTGCCAGGCAGCTCGGTACGGTTCCGGGGGCGGGAACTCCTGGCGCTCCCGGAATCCGAGATGAGGCGGGTGCGGGGAAATGACATTGCCATGGTCTTCCAGGAGCCGATGACCTCGCTCAACCCGGTCTACCCGGTGGGGAACCAGATCGCGGAGTCGCTCCGCGTGCATCGGGGCTGGGGCAGGCGAGAGGCGTGGGCGCGCGCCGTCGAGATGCTGCGGCTGGTCGGACTAGCGGACCCGGCGGAGCGGTCGCACAGC is a genomic window of Gemmatimonadota bacterium containing:
- a CDS encoding ABC transporter ATP-binding protein, which produces MTLLEVSNLRTYFYTDAGVARAVDGVSFHLAAGEVLGIVGESGCGKSVTSLSVLRLVPDPPGRVLPGSSVRFRGRELLALPESEMRRVRGNDIAMVFQEPMTSLNPVYPVGNQIAESLRVHRGWGRREAWARAVEMLRLVGLADPAERSHSYPHQLSGGMRQRVMIAMALACEPDLLIADEPTTALDVTIQAQILALLRGLREQFGMAMILITHD